In Oryza sativa Japonica Group chromosome 2, ASM3414082v1, the following are encoded in one genomic region:
- the LOC136355216 gene encoding uncharacterized protein produces MVKTRNDPRDSSDTSGSEEQIDVAQTSGASSSSPPPLPENPTVTQMMTMMMQQMQQHYHQMLQQAQQNHNPMEANDWLRAIEKKLNLLQCNDQEKVVFATHQLQGLASAWWDNYVVTRLDATEVTWAEFCQSFRKAQIPEGIMAQKKREFRALHQGTRTVTEYLHEFNRLACYAPEDLISGVYEDFEKLVDKAIRQEEQRNKMDRKGKAAQISFPQGNNQKPRFMTGQLGEPSTLIVHQHRPYHPSNFNNDYNGGSHNSSEQHHHNSTPPPLMEPAQSDLPAMPAQSEQLKKESRGKPGPCFNCGKHGHFAGKCPKLKRAGPRFVQARVNHASAEEAQAAPEVVLGTFPVNSYPATVLFDSGASHSFISKRFAGTHGLSVVELKIPMRVHIPGNDLNTAHYCPSVTIEIKRSPFLSNLILLESKDLDVILGMDWLTRHKGVINCAAIEDQTEIEEKCPMKLEDIPIVQEYPEVFPEDLTTMPPKREIEFWIDLAPGTAPIYKRPYRMAANELAEVKKQVDEQLQK; encoded by the exons atggtgaagacaaggaatgatCCCCGTGACTCCAGCGAcaccagtggcagcgaagagcagatCGATGTAGCTCAAACCAGTGGTGCATCTAGCAGTAGTCCACCTCCACTGCCCGAGAACCCAACGGtcactcagatgatgacaatgatgatgcaacagatgcagcaacattacCATCAGATGTTGCAGCAGGCGCAGCAGAACCA caacccaatggaggccaatgactggctccgtgctattgagaagaagctgaaccttCTGCAATGCAACGACCAAGAGAAGGTTGTTTTTGCTACACATCAGTTGCAAGGTCTCGCTTCTGCCTGGTGGGATAACTACGTGGTGACCCGTCTGGATGCAACGGAGGTTACTTGGGCAGAGTTTTGTcaaagcttcaggaaggcacagatTCCTGAGGGGATTATGgcacaaaagaaaagagagttcCGCGCACTGCAtcaaggaaccagaacagttacAGAATacctgcatgagttcaaccgccttgCGTGCTACGCTCCTGAGGAC CTGATCTCAGGAGTCTATGAGGattttgagaagcttgtggacaaggctatccgtcaggaAGAACAACGCAACAAAATGGATCGAAAAGGAAAGGCAGCTCAGATCAGCTTTCCTCAGGGGAACAATCAGAAGCCTCGCTTCATGACGGGACAGCTAGGTGAGCCTTCCACCCTGATCGTCCATCAGCACCGTCCTTATCACCCGAGTAACTTCAACAACGACTACAACGGTGGCAGTCACAACAGTAGTGAGCAGCACCACCACAACTCAACTCCACCCCCATTAATGGAACCAGCTCAGTCAGATCTACCAGCTATGCCGGCTCAGTCAGAACAGCTCAAGAAGGAGTCCAGAGGAAAGCCAGgaccctgcttcaactgtggcaagcACGGCCACTTTGCTGGCAAATGTCCGAAGCTGAAGCGCGCTGGACCTAGGTTCGTCCAGGCCCGCGTTAATCATGCGTCTGCAGAAGAGGCAcaggcagcaccagaggtcgtgctGGGCACGTTTCCAGTGAACTCATATCCAGCCACTGttctttttgattctggtgcctCACATTCTTTCATTTCCAAGAGATTTGCTGGGACACATGGATTATCAGTAGTGGAACTTAAAATACCGATGCGGGTTCATATCCCTGGAAATGACCTGAACACCGCACACTACTGCCCCTCAGTGACTATAGAGATcaaaagatcaccatttctatccaacctcatccttctcgaatccaaagacctagatgtcattctcggaatggattggttgaccagACACAAGGGAGTGATCAACTGT GCTGCTATTGAGGATCAGACAGAAATAGAGGAAAAATGTCCCATGAAGTTGGAGGATATACCAATAGTACAAGAATATCCTGAGGTATTTCCTGAAGACCTCACtacaatgccaccgaagagagaAATCGAGTTCTGGATTGATTTGGCACCCGGAACTGCTCCGATCTACAAGAGGccatacagaatggcagctaatgagctagcagaggtcaa